A single Drosophila miranda strain MSH22 chromosome XR, D.miranda_PacBio2.1, whole genome shotgun sequence DNA region contains:
- the LOC117186470 gene encoding protein phosphatase inhibitor 2-like — MAAQWRSLIGSNEAPRKLAGQKTAKFDELNVLATFHPEGKTYGHMIIDEPKTPFVFEDDLPKKLDTAELMAQSATPCFGKEQDSDEEEKVRRIEFKRRRKLHYKEYFSVPLARRLIAEEFGDMFPSEPTCTSEPSSGVDETGPTRATRDSVMEEEHQLLDPEQPSSHSLAHAESNDGGYRIDPEPVLDPSHPCYQQLTAQTNRPPTAETDEALHVASLGYMRSVPSMGEEFSDGKQVRVPNASYVAGPKGKPKKSPSAGTL; from the coding sequence CGGCAGCAACGAGGCACCGCGGAAGCTAGCAGGCCAGAAGACGGCCAAGTTCGACGAGCTAAACGTGCTGGCGACCTTCCATCCGGAAGGCAAAACCTACGGACACATGATCATTGACGAGCCGAAGACCCCGTTCGTGTTCGAGGATGACTTGCCAAAGAAGCTGGACACCGCCGAACTGATGGCGCAGTCGGCGACGCCCTGCTTTGGCAAGGAGCAGGACTCCGATGAGGAGGAGAAGGTGCGGCGCATTGAGTTCAAGCGTCGCCGCAAGCTGCACTACAAGGAGTACTTCTCGGTACCGCTGGCTCGTCGCCTGATTGCCGAGGAGTTCGGTGATATGTTCCCCTCAGAGCCGACCTGCACGTCCGAGCCAAGTTCTGGCGTGGACGAGACCGGCCCGACTCGGGCCACGCGCGACAGCGTGATGGAGGAAGAGCACCAGCTACTGGACCCAGAGCAACCCAGCTCGCACTCCTTGGCCCACGCCGAGTCCAATGACGGCGGGTACAGGATCGACCCAGAGCCGGTCCTTGATCCCAGCCACCCGTGCTACCAGCAGTTGACGGCCCAGACCAACCGCCCGCCAACCGCCGAGACCGACGAGGCTCTCCACGTTGCCTCGCTCGGCTATATGCGCAGCGTTCCATCGATGGGCGAGGAGTTTTCGGACGGCAAGCAGGTCCGTGTGCCAAATGCCTCTTACGTGGCTGGTCCCAAAGGCAAACCGAAGAAGAGTCCATCAGCAGGCACATTATAA